Part of the Paludisphaera borealis genome, AGCGCGCCCGAGCTGATGGACCTGAGCGGCGAATCGCCGGCGACCCTGGCGATGTACGGCGTCACGCCCGGCGCCCCCTCGTTCGCCGCCAACTGCCTGCTGGCGCGCCGGCTGGTCGAGCGCGGGGTGCGGTTCGTGAACCTCTACCACGAAGGCTGGGACCACCACTCCGACGTCGCCGCCGGCCTCAAGGGGCAGTGCGGAGTGACCGACCAGGCCAGCGCGGCGCTCGTCATGGACCTCAAGCAGCGCGGTCTGCTCGAAGACACGCTGGTGGTCTGGGGGGGCGAGTTCGGCCGCACGCCGATGGTCGAATCGAACGCCGCGCTCGGCCGCAGCATGGGCCGCGACCATCACCCCCAGGCGTTCACCATGTGGCTGGCCGGCGGCGGCGTCAAGTCGGGCCTGACCCTGGGCAAGACCGACGACCTCGGCTTCCACGTCGTCGAAGACCCGGTCCACATCCACGACCTTCAGGCCACGATCCTCCACCTGCTGGGGCAGGACCACACCCGGCTCACCTTCAAGTCCCAGGGCCGCCAGTTCCGCCTGACCGACGTCTACGGCGAAGTGGTCTCGAAGCTGCTCGCTTGATTCCGATCCGTCGAGAGCAAAATCGGTCGTATCGCGCCGAATGCGGACGCAATGCGCGAAGACGATGGTTGATGCAACAAACAGCACGAAAACCGTCGCCGCCGGGCGCGGCGGTCCGTCCGAACATCGTCAAGCGGATGAAAATGTCGTAGTATCTGGATGTCCGCATAGGATTGTGCGTGGCGTTCGTCGTCGAACGCGCAGGTGTTTGACGTATAGATATTCAGGCATGTCGGATTCAGGCATCCATAGGTGGAGATTTCTAAAGACGCTTTCGTCTAGCACTTGCCAGCGGAGCGAATGCGTCCTAGAATCCTACTAAGGAATTAGGACATGCCTGCCGACAGGCGATTTGGTCGCGGCTCCTCGCCGATTCCCGTGTTCGTGCCATTGGAATCGGCGGAGCCGTTTTCGTTCATCCTTTCAGTGAGGTCGTGCTGCGGAAGCGACTGAGCCCACGGCTCCGCCAAGGAGGCGTGCCAGTTCGTGTGCGCTCTCTGGTTCGTCGATGAAGCGAGGCGAGGCTCGACGACGCTTCCATCGTCTCGCTTGATCCCCTCGCTGGAGGAGCCTCTTCCATTCGAGATGAAAGGCGTAGCTCCGTCATGCGCAAATCACGAAGGCTTCTTTCCGTCGTGGGCCTCGTCGGCCTGCCGATCCTCTGTGGAATGCTGCTGTCCGGTTGCGGTTCGAGCGAGTCGGGCGAGGTTCCGGTCGCCCGCCAGAACTCCCGCGAATCCATGAAGGAATCCATGGATTTTATGGCGCAGCAGCATGCAAATTCGAAGAAGGGGGCCGCGGGCAAGGCGCGTCGCGGATCGGGATACACCGTTCCGACGAGGTGACGGTCGGGCCGCGGCCTCACGGCGGCGGCTGGAAATCCAAGTCTCCCCGCCCGCTCCTTGATGTGATGTCTTGAGCGCGTCGCTCACGCCGCGCCGCTTCCGTCTCGCCGACCGAACGATTGATCCGTCATTCATTAGCCAAGGACGTCAACATGCGAATCGCCCCTAGGATCGATCGGGGGTTCACCCTGATCGAGTTGCTCGTCGTCATTGCGATCATCGCCGTCTTGATCGCGCTCTTGCTGCCCGCCGTCCAATCGGCCCGCGAGGCGGCCCGGCGCGCCCAGTGCATCAACAACCTGAAGCAGATCGGTCTGGGTCTGCACAACTACCACTCGGCCAACAACACGTTCCCGCCGGGGGCCGCTGCGTCGTTCAACACCGTGAACAACGGCTGCGTCGCATGGGCCGGCTGGAGCGCCCAGGCGATGCTCCTGGCCTACATGGAGCAGACGCCGATCTACAACGCGGCGAACTTCATGCTCGACCCCGCCACCGACCCGTACAGCTCCGCGGTCAATGCGACGGTCCGCAACACGAAGATCGCCTCGTTCCTTTGCCCGTCCGACGGCAACGCGGGCCAGAGCAACTACAACAGCTACTACGGCAGCCGCGGGACGACGATCACCGCCGACTCCGGCGTCAGCGGTGGCAGTCCGCCGAATTGCGGCGGAGGTCAGGTCACGACCGGGCTGTTCGGCTACGGCACCGCCTACGGCATCAACAACATCACCGACGGCTCATCGAACACGATCGCCTTCGCGGAAGGCATCGTCGGCTCCGGCACCAGCATCGGCGGGCCTTACGTCTCGGGAGTGAATGTGGGCGGAATCTCCATCACCGGCCCGACCCTGCCGCAGTATCAAGATCCGTATTCCACCATCGCGATGGGTCAGGCTCCTCCCGGACCGCTCATCTCCTCGATCCTTCAGACCTGCTCGCAGGCCTTCCTGACCGCGACGGCCGGTGCCGGCCTCGCCACCAACAAAGGCCAGGAGTGGGCCTGGGGCGCTGACGCCTTTACGATGTTCAGCACCATCGTGCCGCCGAGCTCGACCCAGTACAAATTCGGCCAGTGTCGGTTCGGCTGCGAGTCGTGCCCCGTCGCCTCCGCCGACCACTCGAACCTCACGAACGCCAGCAGCAACCACTCCGGCGGCGCCAACGTCCTGTTCGGCGACGGCAGCACCCGCTTCATCAAGGGGTCGATCGCGATGAACATGTGGTGGGCCCTGGGCACCAAGGCCTCCGGCGAGGTTATCAGCTCCGACGCCTATTGATCGACGCCGAGTCGATCCGACCCATCTCCTCTCCTTGGGTGGATCGGATCACGATCTCAAGCTCAACGCCGGCCGTTCGCGATCTCGACAATCGCGGACGGCCGGCGTTTTTTATATTCGCTCGGCGAGCCGCTCAGGCCCGGATCGTCGGCGCCGCGCTCCGGCGCGTCCTCGGGAAGCTCAGGCCGATCGCCGCCGCCGCGCCGATCGAGACGAGCATGCGAGCCAGCAATCGGGCCTTCCATGCCGTGGCCAGCGGCTGATCGGTCTTGGCCAGCGGGTAGAGGATTCCACCGACGGCCTCGAACACCCCCGTCCCCAGCGCCGCGCCGATGAACCCAAGCACGAAGTAATGGAGCATCCGTCGAGGCTTTCCCAGGGCGTAAGCGAAGGCGAGTCCCGCCGCGCCGCCGAGCAGGCCCCAGACCACGATGTGCAGACCCAGGCCGATGACGATCGGATCGACTTCAAGCTGATCGATAGCGCGAAAGAAGACGGGGAACGTC contains:
- a CDS encoding DUF1559 domain-containing protein; protein product: MRIAPRIDRGFTLIELLVVIAIIAVLIALLLPAVQSAREAARRAQCINNLKQIGLGLHNYHSANNTFPPGAAASFNTVNNGCVAWAGWSAQAMLLAYMEQTPIYNAANFMLDPATDPYSSAVNATVRNTKIASFLCPSDGNAGQSNYNSYYGSRGTTITADSGVSGGSPPNCGGGQVTTGLFGYGTAYGINNITDGSSNTIAFAEGIVGSGTSIGGPYVSGVNVGGISITGPTLPQYQDPYSTIAMGQAPPGPLISSILQTCSQAFLTATAGAGLATNKGQEWAWGADAFTMFSTIVPPSSTQYKFGQCRFGCESCPVASADHSNLTNASSNHSGGANVLFGDGSTRFIKGSIAMNMWWALGTKASGEVISSDAY